ATTATTAATTGCATTTGTCGTGTTTGATTTAGTTTATTTTCCATACCAAGCAACAAAAGGAGAAGTGGCTGTTTATTGGTATATCTTAATGGCGGCAGCTATATTAGCTTACGGATGGATTGTTTCAACCATTAAAGCAAAAGAAACGAACAAGCAAGCGTTTATCCCTGCATTGTTTTTAATGGTAGTAATCACGACTATTGAATGGGTGCCAGGATTGCGAACAGAAGGTACAGATTATGCTTGGTTAATGATCATTCCTTTGTTAGCTTGTAATACATATCAATTATTGGCACTACATCGAATCAACCAGAATAATGCTAGTTCTCAAGCTACATCTTCAAATAGAGCAACAATAAAAGAAAAAGCAAAAGGTTAAAGGGTGGAATGTTTCATCATATGTAACTGGCAATAATATCTTGTCATCAAATACTGCGAGGTAAAATCCAAAAAGATAAGCGGAGGATTCAACTGCAAGTCACATGTTCGATGCTTTTTAGAGACCTTTAGGTCATAGCTGTGCGTGTACTTGAATATTTCATTTTATGTCATACGCTCTACAGTAAATGCGTCGATGATGTCATCGACGCATCTTTACTTTCTTATGACTTTAGTCCGTTGAGCTCGCGACAGCGTGCGAAACAGAAAACCACCTGCTATGCGGGTGGGAAACCAATGGTTATACCAAATAAAACACTCACTTTCTTCTATTATAGAGATTGTTCAAGCCTCTAAACTATAGAAAGGAAAGTGAGTAAATTGGCTAAAAAAGCGAATAGTTTGGCACACACAAAATGGTTATGTAAATACCATATTGTGTTCACTCCAAAGTATAGACGAAAAATAATTTATAATCAATATCGGAGAAGCATTACTAACACTGTGTAAATATAAGGGAGTGGGAATAATAGAAGGTCATCTTATGCCTGATCATGTGCATATGTTAGTGAGTATTCCACCAAAAGTAGCGGGATCCAACTTTATGGGATATCTAAAAGGAAAAAGCGCCCTTATGATTTTTGATAAGCATGCTAATTTGAAATATAAGTTTGGTAATAGGCACTTTTGGACGGAAGGCTATTATGTAAGTACAGTGGGACTGAATGAAGCAACGATAAAAAAATATATCCAAGAGCAAGACATTAGATAAGTTAAGCGTAAGGGAGTGTGAAGAGCCTTTTAAGGGTGCAAGAAATACTGATACTCCTTTAGGGGTAAGCAAAAAAGGCAAAGGCAATGAGGCTTGAATACTGAATGAAAGCCAGCGCCTTTAGACGCTGGTCGGTAGTTTAGGCTTATAGCCGATGTGCAAACCACCCGTTGGACGGGTGGTCATGATTAGGGGTATTTATACGTATATAAGGTGCTGGAAGACTCCCACTTCAAATCTGTATTGCAACAAGTCTAAGTGGGAGATACAGCATCTGAATGCCCTATTTAAATACCTTTTAGGTCATACATATGGTACGAACATCAGTGGGAATAAATGCCCTCAAATAGTTGAAGATTTGCTTTATTCAACTAATTCCGCGCTGGCATGGGCTTGATTAATTAATTCAGTCATAGAAACAAATGAAAACCCTTTATTCTTTAAGCCGGGTAGTATTGTTTCTAGTGCTTTAGCAGTCTGTTTCACTGAATCGGAGGCATGAAGTAAAATGATATCTCCATTGGTTGTATGTTTCATGACATAATCTACAATTGTATTTGAACCAGGATTTTTCCAATCATGTGGATTCACATTCCAATGAATCACGTTATATCCCATGTTTTCAGCTGTTTCTATAATTTCTTTATTAAAATGACCGCTAGGAGGGCGTAATAATTTCACATCTTCATAACCTAATTTGTCGAATACTTCCCGTGCTTTTCGCAAGTCCTTGCTTACAGTTTCCAAATCTTGGTCCAAGTAACTTTTATAGCGGTAGCCAAGCATGCCTAATTCATGCTTGTTTTCCGTAATTTTTTCAACAATATCTGGATGCTTTTCCGCCCACTCCCCACTTACAAAGAAGGTTGCTTGGACACCTTCTTCTTTTAGTCGTTTTAGAATGTGATCAACGCGTTCTTCTCCCCAGCTAATATTAAAGGTTAATGCAATATTATTCTCATTTGCATTACCTTTTGACATGGCAGTGGGCTCCTTG
This genomic interval from Virgibacillus pantothenticus contains the following:
- a CDS encoding KinB-signaling pathway activation protein, producing MNTRKLVNFFFKTLIIGGVVGLITSFFVKAEDYAANLDPINWMELLGLIIFFIGLGLVFSVVSQTGFFAFLFINRFGLGLFRSFWPTVQVLLIAFVVFDLVYFPYQATKGEVAVYWYILMAAAILAYGWIVSTIKAKETNKQAFIPALFLMVVITTIEWVPGLRTEGTDYAWLMIIPLLACNTYQLLALHRINQNNASSQATSSNRATIKEKAKG
- the pdaB gene encoding polysaccharide deacetylase family sporulation protein PdaB codes for the protein MQHFYVWRFNKGKRWFAVAVVALFTATFLWLEWNGEFTVFSNKEPTAMSKGNANENNIALTFNISWGEERVDHILKRLKEEGVQATFFVSGEWAEKHPDIVEKITENKHELGMLGYRYKSYLDQDLETVSKDLRKAREVFDKLGYEDVKLLRPPSGHFNKEIIETAENMGYNVIHWNVNPHDWKNPGSNTIVDYVMKHTTNGDIILLHASDSVKQTAKALETILPGLKNKGFSFVSMTELINQAHASAELVE